The DNA region GAAAGGGAAGAATCGGTAGGTTCACAAAGAAGAAACTTAACCGTAAGTATCCAAAGGGGAGTAGGAAAGAGACGTACTTCAGGTGTGGTGGTGGAATCGCATTGTAGTGGTCAAGGGGCTGGGCAATGATCACCAACTGAGGGACAAATGTCTCGCGACGATGTGTTGTAGCAAATGCAGTCTGAGATAGATTACTTACGCAGGCGCTTAGATAGTAAGAAGCGGGGGAGAAAGAACTCATCTTGTTCTTCCAGTGACAGTTTCGAAGAAAAATTTGGAGGAAAGGAACTTCCAGCACTTGAGGCTCTTCACAGTGAGGCCCGTTTGAGCGCTTTTTCGGGTGTTAGGACAAAGAAGCGGAAGGAGATGCAAGGAGAGAGTGGATCATACCATGGTAAGGGaaatgatgcaatgggtaaagctTTGAGGCAAATTTCAAAATCTCCCTTTGTGGCCAGGATAAATAGGGCAAAACTCCCCCACCGGTTTTCTCAACTTATATTTACTATTTACAATGGGAGGACTGACCCTGTAGAATACGTCAGTCATTTTAATCAAAAGATGGCTATTTACTTGAATAATGAGGCGTTGATGTGCAGAGTGTTTCCCTCCAGTTTGGGGCCAGTAGCCATGcggtggtttgatgctttgaCGGAAAGTTCCCTAGCGTCCTTTGAAGAGTTGACAAGGGCATTCGGGGCACGGTTTATAACTTGTAGTAGGATCCCAAAACCCTTGGATGCGCTACTCTCCATGTccatgagggaaggagaaacACTCAAAACTTATTCTGATCGATTTTGGaaaatgtataatgaaattgacgGAGATGTTGAAAGTGTGGCTGTGAGAACTTTTAAGGTGGGTCTTCCCACGAAGCATGGATTGAGAAAGTCCTTGACAATGAAAGCAGCTATAGATATGCGCCAGCTGATGGACcggatagataaatataaacggGTGGAAAAGGACCAGATTCAAAGTAAAGGAAAAGTGAAGGTATATCCGAAGAAGAAAGATCCTCGGGGAGTGGGGTTTCAAGGCAGTCGGCCTAAGTGAGACTTTCCAAGTCATTCATTGCCCACCGAAACTTCTCTGGTTAATTCATTGTTCAAAGAGCCTATATGTCACATATTGGAGAAAATCCGACATGAACCATACTTTAGACCACCCAACAAGATGAGTGGAAATGCATCTATGAGgaatcaaaatcttcattgtcATTATCATCAAGGCAAGGGACATACCACAGAGGACTGTCGGACATTGCGTGATCATCTGAACCAATTAGCTAAGGCAGGGAAGATCAATCATTTCTTGTCTAGACCGGACGGGCAAGTAGGACAACAAGGTACGCGAATGTATTGGGGAAATACTCCTCAGCCAGCTTTAGGCACCATTAACGTTATTTTGGCGCATCTGAGAAGAGAAGCTGGGGATCCTTCACGGATCATGTCTGTGCAAAATGGTTTCGAAAACAAATTTATGGAGGAAAACAATCAACTGACTAAAAGAATGAGGTTCTCGGCGACGCCAGTATTGGGGTTCTCTGATAAAGATAAAGAGGGCACGTATCAACCCCATGGCGATGCATTGGTAGTAACTATTCATATCGGGGGATACGACGTGAAACGAATCTTGGTGGATGATGGGAGTGGTGCAGAAATTATGTATCCCGACTTATTTAATGGTTTAAAGTTGAAAGAAGAGGATTTGGAGAAGTATGATTCCTTGTTAGTTGGCTTTGATGGGAAACAAGTAATTCCACGGGGAATGATTAGGTTACCCGTACAGGTGGAGGATACCAAGGTCCAAGTTAACTTCATAGTCGTCATGGCATATTCACCTTACATGGCTATTTTGGCTAGGCCTTGGCTCCACGCAATGGGAGCAATTTCATCAACTTTGCACGTAATGGTCAAATATCCTACCCGAGGAAAGGTGGGAGTATTACATGGCAGCCAGTTGGTAGCCAGGCAGTGTCTGATGTTTGCAAATATTGGAACTGGCCAAGGTTTGTCAACAGGGACGACTCCGGAGGCATTATAGCAATTAAAGAAATCTGCTCGGGAAGTAGGCGTTAATAGGGATGGAAGTTCTGCCAAAGAGCTGGACAAGATATTTATTGGAGAAGATAAGgagaaatattttcaggtgggaTCACAGTTACCAGTGCTGGAAAGGGAGGAATTAGTTCAATTCCTACAggataacattgatgttttttcATGGACGACCTATGACGTCCCGGGAATTGATTCAGAGTTCATTTGTCACCATTTGAATGTTAGTCCCAATGTAGTGCCCCGTAAGCAGCCTCATCGGCGTGCGTCCCAAGAGCATGCAGAGGCAGTTAGGGAAGAGTTTAACAAGCTAAAGCAAGCAGGGGCAATTAAGGAGATTTTTTATCCCAAGTGGCTGGCCAACACcgttgtggtgaaaaagaagaacggcaaatGGAGAGTTTGCATtgacttcactgatctaaatAAGGCATGTCCAAAAGATCCTTTCCCTATTCCaagaattgatcaattggtggatgcaactgttgggcatccccggatgagtttcttggatgctttttagggttatcatcaaatcccTATGTCATTGAGTGATTAGGAGAAGACAGCTTTTTGTGCTCCTAGTGGCAATTATCATTATcgagtgatgccctttggttttAAGAATGTAGGCTCCACTTATCAGAGGATGGTAACTAGAATGTTTGAGTCGCAATTGGGGCGTAATATGGAAGCATATATGAATGACATGGTGATCAAAATTAAGAAAGTGGGAGATCATTTGAAGGACTTACATGAAACTTTCTCAGTCCTTAGGAGGTATAAATTGCGTTTAAATGcatctaagtgttcttttgAAGTAGGCTCAGGAAAGTTCCTCGGGTATGTGATAACTCATCGGGGAATTAAGTTAATCCTGATCAAATTAAGGCTATCTTAGGGTTGCAtcctcctcggaatcctaagGAGGTACAAAAGCTAGCTGGAATGTTTGCagccttgaataggttcatatccCGGTCTGCGAACAGATGCCTACCTTTTTACTGCCTCTTGCATAAATGGAAAGATTTCCAATGGATAGATGAGTGTAACTTGgcttttgaagatttgaaacgATACTTGATGAACCCACCGATACTATCAAGGCCGGAGAAGGAAGAGGTGTTGCATGCCTATCTAGCTGTCACGAACTATGCCGTAAGTCTTGTCCTAATACGGAATGATGACGGGGTTCAAAAACCGATCTATTATATTAGTAAATCTTTACAAGAGGCTGAGCGGTGATATTTACCCTTGGAAAAGGCTCTTCTAGCCGTTGTACATGCTACAAGGAAACTTccccattatttccaagctcatacAATAGTGGTGCTTACCCAATTGCCTTTGCAGGCTATTATGAGGAAATCTGACTACACGGGTTGCGTGGCTAAATGGGAAACTAAACTGGGAGCTTATGATGTTAAGTACATGCCCCGGACGGCTATTAAAGGGCAGGTTCTTGCCAATTTCGTGGCTGAATTCACAGAAAGTGACACCAAGCAAGAAGATGCTATGATGACTATAATGACTATTGGGCTTGGGAATGTCCCTCTTCGGGAAGTCTATACGGATGGGGCGTCAAATCGAAAGGGATTCGGGATTGGAGTTGTGTTAATTACTCCCAAGAAGTTAGTTATGAAAAAGTCATTGAGGCTTGGATTTAtagccactaataatgaggccgagtatgaaacTCTCTTGGTAGGCGCTCAAATGGTTAGGCATCTGGGAGGAGAAATAGTGGAGTTATATTGTGATTCCAAACTAGTTGCCGGACGAGTTAATGGAGAGTTTGAGGCAAGagatgaaagaataaaaaaatatcttgaaCAAGTCAAAGGGGTGTTAAGTTTGTTTAAGAGTTTTCAAGTACGACAAATACCAAGAGGGCAGAACGCTCATGCTGACTCGTTGACCATTTTAGCCACGTCTTTGTGCTCCAACTTACCACGAATGGTGATGGTAGAGGACTTGTTGACCTCTAGCCTTACTGGCATCTCAGCAGTCGGGGTTCACAGCATTCGCGTGGGTTCGAGCTGGATGGATCCAATTGTAACCTTTCTACAGCACGGTGTATTACCAGAAGATAAAGTGGTAGCCGAGAAGGTACGCAGAAGTGCTCCCCGATATTGGCTATCGGGGGAGCATAAGCTGTACAGACGATCCTACTCGGGGCCGTACTTGCTCTGCGTACATCCTGAAGCCATGGAGCCCTTgttggaagagttacatgaaggaATATGCGGGAGTCATATGGGAGGAAGATCATTAGCCCATAAAGCCATGACTAAGGGGTATTGGGGGCCCAACATGCAGAAGGCCTCCCAAGAGTAcgcaagaaagtgtgatcagTGTCAAAGGTTTGCATCAAACATTCATCAACTAGGGGGTGTCCTAAATCCGTTATCTAGTCCATGGCCCTTTGCTAAGTGGGGCTTGGATATAGTCGGACATTTTCCTCAGGTTGTTGGTAATAAGAGATGGCTCCTTGTCGGCACGGATTATTTTACgaaatgggtggaagctgaaCCATTAGCCAATATCAGGGATGCAGATGCTAA from Castanea sativa cultivar Marrone di Chiusa Pesio chromosome 6, ASM4071231v1 includes:
- the LOC142640305 gene encoding uncharacterized protein LOC142640305, whose amino-acid sequence is MQSEIDYLRRRLDSKKRGRKNSSCSSSDSFEEKFGGKELPALEALHSEARLSAFSGVRTKKRKEMQGESGSYHGKGNDAMGKALRQISKSPFVARINRAKLPHRFSQLIFTIYNGRTDPVEYVSHFNQKMAIYLNNEALMCRVFPSSLGPVAMRWFDALTESSLASFEELTRAFGARFITCSRIPKPLDALLSMSMREGETLKTYSDRFWKMYNEIDGDVESVAVRTFKVGLPTKHGLRKSLTMKAAIDMRQLMDRIDKYKRVEKDQIQSKGKVKVYPKKKDPRGVGFQGSRPK